Below is a genomic region from Ferrovum sp. PN-J185.
TGCTTGCCGTCCTGCTTGAGCAATGCTAATTTCTTTTTGTATAGCATGAATAAGCTCTGGGTGGAGCGTGAAGGGTGATTGAAACAAATGTTTTAATGGAGCATGTTTACCTAACCCTGTTATCTGTAAGAACACTTCATTCACATCGCTGGTAATACCCTCATGGGCGGTGAGTAGACCAAAATCAGTATAAATTTTAGTGGTTTTTGAGTGGTAGTTACCCGTACCTAAGTGCACATAGCGTTTGAGTACGCCGTTTTCTCGGCGAATGACTAAAGCCATTTTGGCATGGGTTTTAAAACCATACACACCATACACCACATGTGCTCCAGCTTCTTCTAATTTAGCCGCCCAGTTGATATTAGCCTCTTCATCAAAACGCGCCAAGAGTTCCACCACCACAGTCACTTCTTTACCTTGGTGAGCTGCATCAATCAAGGCTTCAATTAATTCTGAATCAGTCCCTGCTCGATATACCGTTTGTTTGATAGCCAATACCTGTGGGTCTTGTGCCGCTACGGCAATGAAATCAACCACTGAGGAAAACGATTGAAAAGGGTGATGAAGTAATACATCTTTTTTCTTCAGTGACGTAAAGATGTCACTATTTTTACCATTTAATTCCTTGGGATTGTTTTGATTAAAACGTGGGAAACGAAGATCAGGGCGATCCACCATATCAGCCACTTGCATCAAGCGCACTAAATTTACTGGCCCATTAACGCGATATAAATCGCGCTCTGATAACTCAAAAGTATTTAATAGAAATGAGGCCATACTATCAGAGCAGTTTTCTGCTACTTCCAAGCGTACTTCATCACCAAATTGACGATGACTTAACTCTCCTTCAAGAGCTAAACGTAAATTTTTTGCATCCTCTTCTTCTAAAAACAATTCACTGTTACGGGTAACGCGAAATTGATAACAGCCATTCACTGTCATCCCTTGGAAAAGCTCACCCACATTAGCATGTAAAATCGATGATAGAAAAATAAAACCATAAGGACAACCAGCAATTTTTTCTGGCAAACGGATAAAGCGAGGAAGGCTGCGTGGAGCTTGAACAACAGCATGGGTGGCATTACGACCAAAGGCATCCACACCACTTAACTCCACGGCAAAATTCAAACTTTTATTGAGAATACGAGGGAAAGGATGGGCAGGATCTAAGCCAATAGGTGTTAATACGGGGAAAATTTCACGGAAGAAATAGTCTCTTGCCCAGGCTTTTTGCTCCTCTGTCCAGTGTCCACGACGATGAAAACAAATGCCCTCCAGAGCCAGGCGTGGTAAAATAATGTCATTGAGTAGAGCGTATTGTTCATCAATGAGTGCATGTGCTTCTTGGCTGACGAGCTCAAATACTTTTTGTGGTGGTAAGCCATCAGGACCGGAAGTAGTAATACCCTGGTTAATTTGTTGTTTTAAACCAGCGACCCGAATTTCAAAAAATTCATCAAGATTACTACTGACAATACACAGGTAGCGTAATCGTTCCAGCAGCGGCGTATCGTCGCTTTGAGCCATATTTAGCACACGTCGATTAAAAGCCAATAAGCCCAATTCTCGGTTAAGAAACTGTTTTTGAATGGATTGAGGTGAATTTTTCATAAAAGTTTAATAAAAGCTTCACGCTTTAGTAAAAGCAAAGCTACATATTAACGCCATAATTGTGACAAAAGGACGTCATTAATGTTTCAACTTGAAAAAAAATTAGAAATAACCAAGCAACCCCGTTTGGTTTTTCAATATGCCCGCTCCGAAGCTGATATTCGTGCGGCCCAAAAATTACGTTGGCGCGTATTTGCTGACGAAATGGGGGCGAGCTTATCTAGCCCTGAACCTGGCGTGGACATGGACCGTTTTGACGCATTATGCGACCACTTGTTGGCTCGTGACACCAGAACTAATGAAGTGGTGGGGACCTATCGCATTCTTAATGCTCGCCAAGCTGAGCAAGCGGGAGGCTTTTACTCTGATACGGAATTTGATTTATCTCGTCTAGCGCACGTTAGAGATCACGTTATGGAAGTGGGCCGCGCCTGTGTCCATCCTGATTACCGTAGTGGTGCCACCATTGCTGTGTTATGGGCAGGATTAGCCGATTATATTAAGTCTCATCAAGTACAATATTTAATGGGTTGCGCCAGCATCAGTATGATTGATGGTGGATTTGCTGCAGCTAACATTTACCGACAATTAGCAGAACATAATCTCGCTCCAATTGATTGGCGCGTGTTCCCGAAATGCCCTTTACCTTTAGAGCGTTTAGAAAGCGCTTCGGCGGTAAATGCTGAAGTCCCGCCGTTAATTAAAGCTTACTTACGAGTAGGTGCTTATGTGTGTGGTGAGCCGGCTTGGGATCCTGATTTTAATACAGCTGACTGTCTATTGTTATTGCCGACAGCTAATATGGACCACCGCTATTCCCGTCATTTTATGAAGCAATCTGTGACAGAAAAACTTCTGTAGAGGGTTTCAAATAATAGAAAAGTCTATTGATATTTTCCCTTCCCTAAAAGAAGGGATTTTTTTTGGCGTCCTTGTCTTATATCTTTGCTCTGAACGACAGGACTTTCTATACGAATGTGGTAAATAATTATAATCAGGCTTTTTATTTGGTAGACTATGGTTTTTATCTTAAGCGAAGTGAGTTATGTCTCATTCGGTCATTGCTGCCATTGATCTGGGTTCAAATAGTTTTAGACTTGAGGTGGCTCGAGTTGTTAACGGTCAGTTGTATACATTAGATGCACTAAAAGAAACCATACGTTTAGCAGCAGGCTTAAAAGAAGATAAAACACTTGATCATACCTCTCAGCAACGCGCGCTTAACTGTTTAAAACGTTTCTCTGAGCGTATCCGTGGTTTACCAGCAGGAGCGGTGAGAGTGGTGGGCACGAACACACTTCGCGTTGCTAAGAATGCCACACAATTTTTGCGTCAAGCAGAAGCTATCTTAGGTGTACCCATTGAGATAATTGCAGGCCATGAAGAAGCACGATTAATTTACATTGGTGTGTCCCATTTTCTGCCGCGCAGCAATGAAAAACGCTTGGTCGTTGATATCGGTGGAGGATCCACAGAGTTTATTATAGGTCAGCGCTATCGCCCTCTGGTGGTAGAGAGTCTTTATATGGGCTGCGTCACCTATTCGTCGCGTTTTTTTCCTGAGGCTAAAGTCAGCCACAAAGCGTTTAAACAAGCTGAACTTGCTGCAGCAACTGAGTGCCAAGTGTTAAAAAAACAGTTTGGTGGTCATCAGTGGCAAGTGGCAGTGGGCTCCTCAGGTACCGCTAAAGCGCTCACTGAACTATTAGAGCAAAATGGTTTTCCAGCAGGCCTTATCACGAGAAAAGGTCTTGAGTTTCTCAAAGAGCGTTTGATTGCGGCAGGCGATACCTATAATTTAAAGCTTCCTGGTCTTAAAAGTGATCGTATTCCTGTATTAGCCGGCGGTCTTGCCATTATGCTCAGTATTTTTAAAGAGTTAGCAATCACTGAGATGGTGACCACCGATTGTGGTTTACGTGAGGGCGTACTCTATGAAATGTTAGGGCGTATAGAACATCAAGAGGATATTCGCGTCACCACTGTTAATGAATTCGCACAGCGCTACCATACTGACAGTGCTCAAGCTTTACGTGTTAAACAACTGGCCTTAAAACTATTTAAGCAATTGGTTGATAAAGAGAACTATCAGCGCTATGCGCTTTATCTAGGTTGGGCTGCTCAATTACATGAGATTGGTTTATCTATTGCCCATGCCGGATACCATCGTCACGCAGCCTACATTATTGATAATGCCGATATGCCGGGGTTTTCCAAACAAGAACAAGCCATTGTTGGTGGATTATTGCAGGCTCAGCGGGGTAGATTAACCAAGGTTCAACCACGAGTAACTAATGATATTGGGTGGTCAATGATTCTTGCCTTACGCTTAGCGGTACTTATTCATCGTGATCGACGTCAATTATCAGAACCAATCATGAGGCTGTCACCCAATACTAAAGGATATGCTTTAACCATCAGTGCGCGCTGGTTGCAACACAATCCTTTAAGTGCGGCTAATTTGACTATCGAATCTGAGCATTGGAGCGAGCTTGGTAAAAGTCTTGTTGTAAGAAATAAGTAGCGTAATAAGTACGATCGTAATGAAAGTGTAATGATTGAACTGTAACCTACGCCTGAAACATTTATTTTCATTTTTGATTGGAGAGTTTTAACCATGACTAAAACTTTATCTAGACTGATTGTTGCTCTAGGATTTGCGTCACTTGCAGTAAGTGCTTCTGCTGCCAATATTACTGGTGCAGGCGCCACTTTTCCTTACCCCATCTATGCTAAATGGGCTGAAGCGTACAAAGCTAAAACCGGCGTTGGATTGAACTATCAATCTATTGGTTCTGGTGGTGGTATTAAACAAATTGAAGCTAAAACAGTGGATTTTGGTGCATCAGACAAGCCTTTAGAAAAAGCTGATCTAGAAAAGAATGGTTTAATGCAATGGCCAATGGTAATTGGTGGTGTTGTGCCTGTAGTACATTTAAGCAGTGTTAAGCCAGGTCAATTAAAATTATCTGGTGAGTTATTGGCAGATATTTACTTGGGTAATGTTAAAAAATGGAATGACCCTGCTATTGCCGCTTTAAACAAAGGTGTTAGCCTTCCTGATCAAGATATCGTAGTCGTATCCCGTTCCGATGGTTCTGGTACCACATTTAACTTTACCAATTACTTGGTTAAAGTGAGCGATAACTGGAAAACCAAAGTAGGTAGCAGTACTTCTGTTAAATGGCCTGTTGGTATTAGCGGTAAAGGTAATGAAGGTGTTGCCTCTTACGTGAAACAACAAGATGGATCTATTGGTTATGTTGAATACGCCTATGCTCTGCAAAATAAAATGACTTATGTATTGATGAAAAATAAGTCAGGTCATTTTGTAGCACCTGAGAGTAAGACTTTTGCTGCTGCTGCAGCTAACGCTCACTGGGTTGCTGAAGAGGGTTTTCATGAGATCTTAACCGATGAGCCTGGTGCTGATTCTTGGCCAATTACTGCTGCCACATTTATCTTGATGCATAAAGAGCAAGAAAAGCCTGACAATGCAAAAGCAGCGCTTAAATTCTTTAATTGGGCTTATAATAATGGGTCTAAAGCAGCACTTGAATTAGATTACATTCCTATGCCTAAGGCTGTTGTAAAACAGGTTGAAGAAACTTGGAAAAACATTAAAGATACGTCTGGTAAGTCAGTTTACTAATGTGGTATCAAATCTGAGGCAGTGTTGTGATTGTTAATCCTAATAAATAATTAATGTAGTTACTATTACAGATGAGCACTCAAGAGCCTCAATTATCTCAAGTCAACCGCTCCTCTAAGGAGCGGTTGTATCGCTTAGGGGATGTGTTTTTTGAAAACATAACCCGCTTTTTTGCTCTACTAGTATTGTTAATATTAGCGGCTATTTTAGTGTCTTTAGTTATATCCAGTATGCCTTCTATTAAGGCATTTGGAATTGGTTTTCTTTTTTCTGACGATTGGGATCCTGTTCAGGAAAAATTCGGTGCTTTAGTGCAAATCTACGGCACCTTAGTGAGTTCTTTCATTGCCCTAATTATTGCCTTACCAATTAGCTTTGGTATTTCTATTTTTCTGACAGAGATGTCTCCTAAATGGTTACGACGTCCCTTGGGAACTGCCATTGAATTATTGGCAGCCATTCCTAGTATTATTTACGGTATGTGGGGTTTATTTGTATTTGCCCCCATTTTCCAGAAAACAGCTCAACCCTTTTTAAAAGAAACCATTGGTCATATCCCTGGCTTATCGTTTTTATTCTCTGGTCCGCCCATGGGTATTGGTATGCTGGCAGCAGGAATTATTCTGGCCATTATGATTATTCCTTTTATTACCGCGGTGATGCGCGATGTGTTTGAGTTGGTTCCTATTGTGTTAAAAGAATCTGCTTATGGATTAGGCTCAACCACGTGGGAAGTCGTGTGGCGTGTAGTTCTTCCTTATACCCGTGCAGGGGTGGTTGGTGGTGTGATGCTAGGCTTAGGGCGTGCTCTTGGTGAGACCATGGCGGTGACCTTTGTGATTGGTAATGCCCAGCGTTTACAGACCTCTCTCTTGGCCCCTGGTAACAGTATTGCTTCATCGCTTGCTAATGAATTTCAGGAGGCAGTGGGGACGCTTTATACTTCCTCGTTAATCGAGTTAGGATTGATTTTGTTTTTCATCACCACCTTGGTGTTAGCACTGGCTAAATGGATGCTGTTGCGCATGAACCGTTTAGAAGGGACAAAGAGCTAATATGCAAAAACATTTAAGTAGAGAATCAAGAGCAATTTATCGTCGCCGACGCTATATCAATAACTTTAATATGATTGGCTCAGCCTTTGGTATGGCCTTTGGCTTATTTTGGTTATTTTGGATTTTAGCCACTCTTTTTGTGAAGGGAATTGATGCTATAAATTGGCAGATGTTTGCAGCGTCCACCCCGCCTCCAGGAAGTGATGGTGGACTATTTAATGCCATAGTGGGTAGTCTTCTTATGGCAGGTTTGGGTACTGTAGTGGGCACTCCCATTGGCATACTTGCTGGTACCTATTTATCTGAGTATGGTCGCAACAATTGGTTATCCTCTGCAACGCGCTTTATTAATGATATTTTATTGAGTGCCCCATCTATCGTTCTTGGTTTATTTGTTTACTCAGTTTATGTTGCCAAAACAGGCCATTTCTCAGGTTATGCTGGTGGACTTGCGCTGTCTCTAATAGTTATTCCTGTGGTGGTTAGAACCACTGATGACATGTTGAAATTAGTGCCCGATAGTCTACGAGAAGCCGCGATTGCTTTGGGTGCCCCTAAATGGAAGATGATCACTATGGTATCTTATCGGGCTGCCAGAGCCGGGATTGCGACAGGGGTATTGTTAGCGGTCGCTCGTATTAGTGGAGAGACTGCGCCGCTTCTTTTTACGGCACTTAATAACCAGTTTTTCTCGTTAAATATGAATGAGCCCATGGCTAACTTACCTGTGGTTATATTTCAGTTTGCCATGAGTCCCTATGAGGATTGGCATCGCCTAGCTTGGGGTGGGGCGATTTTGATTACATTCAGCGTGTTATTATTAAACGTTTTGGCGCGTGTTTTTTTCCGTCAAAAGAATAATGGATAGTTTTTAAATAGGTGTCATGATGACTGAACAGCATATGGGTTCGAAATTACGTATTTCTGTGAGAAATCTTAATTTCTATTATGGTAAATTTCATGCCATAAAGAATGTCTCTATGGACATTCAATCCAATAAAGTGACCGCGTTTATCGGGCCCTCTGGTTGCGGTAAATCAACTCTATTGAGAACCTTTAATCGTTTACATGAGTTATATCCACAAAATCGTGCCACAGGCGAAATTTTGCTTGATGGAAAAAATGTATTAAATAGCCGTAGTGATCCTACTTTGTTGCGTGCTCGTGTGGGTATGGTGTTTCAAAAACCAACCCCCTTTCCCATGTCCATTTATGACAATATTGCTTTTGGCGTAAAACTCTACGAGAGATTATCCAAGGCTGAAATGGATGAGCGTATTGAATGGGCTTTGACTAAGGCTGCGTTATGGAAAGAAGTAAAAGATAAACTCCACCAAAGTGGTTATGGATTATCCGGTGGACAGCAACAGCGTTTATGTATTGCCCGTTGTATTGCCATTAAACCTGAGGTGATTTTGCTTGATGAACCCACCTCAGCGTTGGACCCCATATCAACAGCTCATATTGAAGAATTGCTAGATGACCTCAAAACAGATTACACTGTAGTGATTGTGACACACAATATGCAGCAGGCTGCACGGGTGTCCGATTACACAGCTTATATGTACTTGGGCGAGCTCATTGAGTTTGATGAGACCGATAAAATATTTACAAAACCCAATCAAAAAGCGACAGAAGATTACATTACCGGAAAGTTTGGATAAATTATTGGCATAAAGGGGAGAGTATGCGCAAGAAGCTGGTGGCTGGGAATTGGAAAATGAATGGTTCCCTAAAAGAAAACGAAGCGCTACTAAAAACCCTAGTCCAACGCCAGCTTCAATTTAATCAGCTACAAACCGCTGTCATTCCGCCTTTTCCCTATCT
It encodes:
- the ppk1 gene encoding polyphosphate kinase 1 produces the protein MKNSPQSIQKQFLNRELGLLAFNRRVLNMAQSDDTPLLERLRYLCIVSSNLDEFFEIRVAGLKQQINQGITTSGPDGLPPQKVFELVSQEAHALIDEQYALLNDIILPRLALEGICFHRRGHWTEEQKAWARDYFFREIFPVLTPIGLDPAHPFPRILNKSLNFAVELSGVDAFGRNATHAVVQAPRSLPRFIRLPEKIAGCPYGFIFLSSILHANVGELFQGMTVNGCYQFRVTRNSELFLEEEDAKNLRLALEGELSHRQFGDEVRLEVAENCSDSMASFLLNTFELSERDLYRVNGPVNLVRLMQVADMVDRPDLRFPRFNQNNPKELNGKNSDIFTSLKKKDVLLHHPFQSFSSVVDFIAVAAQDPQVLAIKQTVYRAGTDSELIEALIDAAHQGKEVTVVVELLARFDEEANINWAAKLEEAGAHVVYGVYGFKTHAKMALVIRRENGVLKRYVHLGTGNYHSKTTKIYTDFGLLTAHEGITSDVNEVFLQITGLGKHAPLKHLFQSPFTLHPELIHAIQKEISIAQAGRQAHIIAKMNSLTEPSIIQELYQASQAGVKVDLIVRGVCLLRPGVKNLSENIRVFSIIGRFLEHHRIFYFQHDVDETVYISSADWMERNFFRRIEVCVPILDNTIKKRVLNEGLKPYLRDNLRAWQMDSNGTYHQRQPRSGKGFDVHHYLLNRYDTNKS
- a CDS encoding GNAT family N-acetyltransferase; amino-acid sequence: MFQLEKKLEITKQPRLVFQYARSEADIRAAQKLRWRVFADEMGASLSSPEPGVDMDRFDALCDHLLARDTRTNEVVGTYRILNARQAEQAGGFYSDTEFDLSRLAHVRDHVMEVGRACVHPDYRSGATIAVLWAGLADYIKSHQVQYLMGCASISMIDGGFAAANIYRQLAEHNLAPIDWRVFPKCPLPLERLESASAVNAEVPPLIKAYLRVGAYVCGEPAWDPDFNTADCLLLLPTANMDHRYSRHFMKQSVTEKLL
- the ppx gene encoding exopolyphosphatase, encoding MSHSVIAAIDLGSNSFRLEVARVVNGQLYTLDALKETIRLAAGLKEDKTLDHTSQQRALNCLKRFSERIRGLPAGAVRVVGTNTLRVAKNATQFLRQAEAILGVPIEIIAGHEEARLIYIGVSHFLPRSNEKRLVVDIGGGSTEFIIGQRYRPLVVESLYMGCVTYSSRFFPEAKVSHKAFKQAELAAATECQVLKKQFGGHQWQVAVGSSGTAKALTELLEQNGFPAGLITRKGLEFLKERLIAAGDTYNLKLPGLKSDRIPVLAGGLAIMLSIFKELAITEMVTTDCGLREGVLYEMLGRIEHQEDIRVTTVNEFAQRYHTDSAQALRVKQLALKLFKQLVDKENYQRYALYLGWAAQLHEIGLSIAHAGYHRHAAYIIDNADMPGFSKQEQAIVGGLLQAQRGRLTKVQPRVTNDIGWSMILALRLAVLIHRDRRQLSEPIMRLSPNTKGYALTISARWLQHNPLSAANLTIESEHWSELGKSLVVRNK
- the pstS gene encoding phosphate ABC transporter substrate-binding protein PstS gives rise to the protein MTKTLSRLIVALGFASLAVSASAANITGAGATFPYPIYAKWAEAYKAKTGVGLNYQSIGSGGGIKQIEAKTVDFGASDKPLEKADLEKNGLMQWPMVIGGVVPVVHLSSVKPGQLKLSGELLADIYLGNVKKWNDPAIAALNKGVSLPDQDIVVVSRSDGSGTTFNFTNYLVKVSDNWKTKVGSSTSVKWPVGISGKGNEGVASYVKQQDGSIGYVEYAYALQNKMTYVLMKNKSGHFVAPESKTFAAAAANAHWVAEEGFHEILTDEPGADSWPITAATFILMHKEQEKPDNAKAALKFFNWAYNNGSKAALELDYIPMPKAVVKQVEETWKNIKDTSGKSVY
- the pstC gene encoding phosphate ABC transporter permease subunit PstC, producing the protein MSTQEPQLSQVNRSSKERLYRLGDVFFENITRFFALLVLLILAAILVSLVISSMPSIKAFGIGFLFSDDWDPVQEKFGALVQIYGTLVSSFIALIIALPISFGISIFLTEMSPKWLRRPLGTAIELLAAIPSIIYGMWGLFVFAPIFQKTAQPFLKETIGHIPGLSFLFSGPPMGIGMLAAGIILAIMIIPFITAVMRDVFELVPIVLKESAYGLGSTTWEVVWRVVLPYTRAGVVGGVMLGLGRALGETMAVTFVIGNAQRLQTSLLAPGNSIASSLANEFQEAVGTLYTSSLIELGLILFFITTLVLALAKWMLLRMNRLEGTKS
- the pstA gene encoding phosphate ABC transporter permease PstA, giving the protein MQKHLSRESRAIYRRRRYINNFNMIGSAFGMAFGLFWLFWILATLFVKGIDAINWQMFAASTPPPGSDGGLFNAIVGSLLMAGLGTVVGTPIGILAGTYLSEYGRNNWLSSATRFINDILLSAPSIVLGLFVYSVYVAKTGHFSGYAGGLALSLIVIPVVVRTTDDMLKLVPDSLREAAIALGAPKWKMITMVSYRAARAGIATGVLLAVARISGETAPLLFTALNNQFFSLNMNEPMANLPVVIFQFAMSPYEDWHRLAWGGAILITFSVLLLNVLARVFFRQKNNG
- the pstB gene encoding phosphate ABC transporter ATP-binding protein PstB, translated to MTEQHMGSKLRISVRNLNFYYGKFHAIKNVSMDIQSNKVTAFIGPSGCGKSTLLRTFNRLHELYPQNRATGEILLDGKNVLNSRSDPTLLRARVGMVFQKPTPFPMSIYDNIAFGVKLYERLSKAEMDERIEWALTKAALWKEVKDKLHQSGYGLSGGQQQRLCIARCIAIKPEVILLDEPTSALDPISTAHIEELLDDLKTDYTVVIVTHNMQQAARVSDYTAYMYLGELIEFDETDKIFTKPNQKATEDYITGKFG